In Myxococcales bacterium, the DNA window CGGCGTCGGCGTCTTCGACCTGGCGAGCGGCCAGGCGAAAAGCAAGGCCGGCGGCCCGCCGAGTTACACCGAGGTGTTCGCCGACACGATGGTCCGGCTGGGCCGCGAAAACCCGCGGATCGTGGCGATCACCGCCGCCATGCCCAGCGGGACGGGCCTGGAAAAATTCGCCGCGCAGTTCCCCGACCGCTCTTACGACGTCGGCATCTCGGAACAACACGGCATCACCTTCGCGGCCGGCCTGGCCAAGGCGGAATTTCAGCCCATCGCCGCGATCTACAGCACTTTCCTGCAGCGCGCCTACGACCAGATCGTCCACGACGTCTGCCTGCAAAAACTGCCGGTCGTTCTGGCCCTCGACCGCGGCGGCCTGGTCGGCGACGACGGCCCGACGCACCACGGCGTTTTCGATCTGTGCTACCTGCGCCACATTCCCGAGATCGTGCTGATGGCCGCCAGCGACGAGGCGGAACTGGTCGACATGCTGGCCAGCGCCTTCGCCTACCGGCGGCCCGTCGCGGTGCGGTATCCGCGCGGCGCCGGCGCCGGCGTGCCGCTGCCCGATCCGCCGCGGATTCTGGAACTGGGCAAGGGTGAATTGAAAAAACCGGGAAACGACGCCGTCATCGTCGCGATCGGCAACCGCGTTTATCCGGCCCTGGAGGCCGCCGCCATCCTGGCGAAGGAGGGCCTCGACGCCGCGGTCATCAACGCCCGCTTCGTCAAGCCGCTCGACGGCGAGTTGATCGCGGAATGGGCCGCGAAGACCCGGCGCGTGGTCACGGTGGAGGAAGGCAGCGGTTTGGGCGGCTTCGGTTCGGCGGTGCTCGAGCTCTTGTCGGCGCGCGGTCTCGCCGACGTGAAAACGCGCCTCGTGGCGCTGCCCGATCGGTTCATCGAACACGGCGCGCCGGAGGCGTTGCGCCGCCGCACCGGCATCGACGTCGCCGGCATCGTCGCCGCCGTGCGCGAACTCGGCCGCGCCGACGCGCCATGACCGCCAAGGTCCGCCTCGATCAACTGCTGTTCGACCGCGGCCTGGCGCCCTCACGCGAGAAGGCCAAGGCGCTGATCATGGCCGGCCTCGTGCTCGTCAACGACCGCCCGGAAACCAAAGCCGGCTCCCCGACCGATCCGGCCGCCGCGATTCGCCTCAAGGACGAGGGCAGCCGCTACGTCAGCCGCGGCGGCGACAAGCTCGTCGGCGCGCTCGCGGCGTTCCCCTTGCCGCTCGCCGGCGGCCGCTTTCTCGACATCGGCCAATCGACGGGCGGTTTCACCGACGCACTGCTGGAGCACGGCGCGGCGGCCGTCACCGGGGTGGATGTCGGCTACGGGCAACTGGCGATGAAATTGCGGCGCGACCCGCGCGTAACCTGCATCGAACGCTGGAACGCGCGCGACCTGCCGGCCGATTTTTTCGCGGGCGCGCTCTTCGACGGCGCGGTGATCGACGTGAGTTTCATTTCGCTCACCCTGATTCTGCCCGGCGTGGCGGCGCATGTGCGGCCGGGCGGATTCCTGCTGGCGCTGGTGAAACCGCAGTTCGAGGCCGGGCGGGCGCAAGTCGGCAAGGGCGGCGTCGTGAAGGATCCGCTGATCATCGCCGCCTGCGTCGAAAAAGTCGCCGCCGGCGCGGCGACGCTCGGCCTGGTCGACCGGGGCCGCGTGCCCTCGCCGATCACGGGCCCCAAGGGCAACCAGGAAATATTTCTTTGGCTGGAGAAACCGGCGGGATGACGGCGCGCTTTTTACATACGGCCGACTGGCACCTGGGCCACGCCTTCGCCTCTTTCGGCGAAGCGGCCGCGCGGCGGCGTGAGGATCAGCGGCAGGCGATCGCCCGCCTGGTGGATCTGGCGATCGCCGAAAAAGTCCATGCCTTTCTCATCGCCGGCGACCTGTTCGATTCCACCCGGCCCGACGGCGCCGCGCTGGGCGTGGCGCGGCAGGCGCTGGACCGGCTCGCCGCGGCCGGCATCCCCGCGTTCGCCGTGGCGGGAACACACGATTACCTGGGCCTCGAAAACGGGCGGCCCGTGCTGGCCCACGAGAACCTGCACTGGTTCGACGCGCCTGCCTGCGACAAGCCGGTCAAAACCGGCCCCGCCGAAAACCCGCTGTGGCTGTACGGCCTCTCGGCCCTGCCCGGCAAACCGGCCGACCTGGACTCGCTGAAATCGCGCGGCGCCGAAGGGACGCACGTCGCGTTGTTGCACGCCACCGTGCTGGCGCAGACCGGTTTGGCGGTGGAACACAAAGACTTGCCGGTCACGCCGCCCCAACTCGCGAATCTGCAACTCGACTACGTCGCGCTCGGTCACTTTCACACGTTCGCCGAAATCCGCTTCACCGGCCGGCTCGTCGGCTGCTATCCCGGCACCCCGGAAAGCCTGCGTTTCGGCGAGACCGGGCCGCGCCTGGCCTTGCTCGTCACCGCCGACCGGGACGGCGTGCATGTCTTTCCCCACGCCGTCGGCAGCGGCGTCTGTGCCGCGGCGGCCCTCGACTGCGCCGGCTCGGCCGACGAGGCCGCCCTCGTCCACGCCATCGAGGCGCACGGCGGCGCGAACGTGTACGCGCGGTTGCGCCTGCAGGGGCTGATCGACGAGCCGCTCGATCCGGAAGCCTTGCACGCCCGCACCGCCGACCGCTTCGCCTATCTCGAACTGGTCGACGAAACCGATTTGTCGGCCAGTCACCGGCTGGCCGATCTGGCCCGCGAACCCTCGGTGCGCGGCCACGCCATTTCGCTGTTGTTGCGCCACCTCGAAGGCGAAACCGATCCGCGGCAGCGCCGGCTCGCGCAACGCGCCCTCGCCCACCTGGTGCTGGAATTCGACCGCCATCGCTCCGGGGGCGCGGCATGATTTACCTGGCCAAACTCCGCCTGGACCAACTGGGCCCCTTCGAGCAACGGGAAGTGGAATTCGGCCCCGGCCTCAATATCGTCGTCGGCCCCAACGAAGCGGGTAAATCGACCATCGCCTGGACGATCCTGGCGGTGCTCGTCGGCGACGCCGAGGCGGAGCGCCGCCATCATCGGCCGCACCAGGGATCGTTCGGCGCCGCGGTGCGGCTGGAAACCGACGCGGAATCGTGGATCGTCGATCGGGATTTCGCCTCGCACGAGGTGAAAATTTCGCAGGTGCGGGACGGCCGCGCCGAGGAAAAATTCCGCGCGGTCGTTTCCCCCAAGGGCCGCAGCGCCAACGTGCAAGCCTTCCGCCAGATTATCGGTTCGCTGTTCGCCCTGCCCGATCCGCAACTCCTGCCGCCCCTGCTCGGCGGCAACCTGGAGCGCGTCCTGCCGGCCGAGGCCGCCGAACGTATCCGGCAGATACTTTCGGGACGGTTGCTGCACGATCACGCCCAGGTGGCCAAGAGCCTCCAGGACAAGTATTTCGCCCTGACGAAGGTCAACCCGGCGGGCCGCAAACGAGTTAAAAACGGCCGGCTGGAAAACGTCGAGGAACGGATCGCCGAGGCGCGGCGGATGCTGGAACAGGCGCACCGCTCGGCCGAGGAATGGCGCAAGGCCGAGCAGGGATTCACGGCGGCCGCGCAGCGGCTGGCGGCGATCGAAAACGAAATGCGCGCCGCCAACCAAAAAATCGACCGGCTGGGCGCCCTGCTCGAGCTCGACGAGAAGCTCGACACCCTGCGGGAAAAAGCGCGCAACCTGGACGTCGATCAGCAGCGCTGGCGCGACCTGGAAGCCCGCGAAAACGAGTGCCGGCGCGAATTGCAGGCGCACGCCGCAGTCGACTCCCTGACCGCCGGCCAGATTCAGAACCTGCGGCGCAAACGCAGCCTCCTGGCCTCCGCCGCCGAACGCGAGGAAAAGCGCCGGGAATTGACCGATCAAACCCAACTGCAAAGCGCCGGCGACCTGGCCTGGAAATTGATCGCCACCGGGCTCGCCGCGGCGCTGGGCGCGGCCGGCATTTTCCTGTTGCCGTCCTGGCGGCCGACCGTGGCGGCGGTGAGCGGATTGTTCGTGCTGGTTTTTCTGGG includes these proteins:
- a CDS encoding 1-deoxy-D-xylulose-5-phosphate synthase → MTNLLTRIQSPADLKTLNPDELTELAREIRTAILATVCETGGHLASNLGTVELTLAMHYVFDSPQDSIIWDVGHQAYTHKLLTGRRDRFGTLRQLDGISGFPNPAESEHDKFMVGHSGTSISSGVGLVEGNHLAGRDDRKVVVVIGDGSMTAGMSYEGLNHAGQLSRNIIIVLNDNEMSISPNVGALSGYLSRRYLSRAGEAIRRRLKLFLKGIPIVGEDMYHTAHRMEEAIKAFLAPGFLFEALGFRYVGPLDGHNLDLLISTFHNVNRATEPVLVHVQTVKGKGYPPAETNPDKFHGVGVFDLASGQAKSKAGGPPSYTEVFADTMVRLGRENPRIVAITAAMPSGTGLEKFAAQFPDRSYDVGISEQHGITFAAGLAKAEFQPIAAIYSTFLQRAYDQIVHDVCLQKLPVVLALDRGGLVGDDGPTHHGVFDLCYLRHIPEIVLMAASDEAELVDMLASAFAYRRPVAVRYPRGAGAGVPLPDPPRILELGKGELKKPGNDAVIVAIGNRVYPALEAAAILAKEGLDAAVINARFVKPLDGELIAEWAAKTRRVVTVEEGSGLGGFGSAVLELLSARGLADVKTRLVALPDRFIEHGAPEALRRRTGIDVAGIVAAVRELGRADAP
- a CDS encoding DNA repair exonuclease, coding for MAGETGGMTARFLHTADWHLGHAFASFGEAAARRREDQRQAIARLVDLAIAEKVHAFLIAGDLFDSTRPDGAALGVARQALDRLAAAGIPAFAVAGTHDYLGLENGRPVLAHENLHWFDAPACDKPVKTGPAENPLWLYGLSALPGKPADLDSLKSRGAEGTHVALLHATVLAQTGLAVEHKDLPVTPPQLANLQLDYVALGHFHTFAEIRFTGRLVGCYPGTPESLRFGETGPRLALLVTADRDGVHVFPHAVGSGVCAAAALDCAGSADEAALVHAIEAHGGANVYARLRLQGLIDEPLDPEALHARTADRFAYLELVDETDLSASHRLADLAREPSVRGHAISLLLRHLEGETDPRQRRLAQRALAHLVLEFDRHRSGGAA
- a CDS encoding TlyA family RNA methyltransferase gives rise to the protein MTAKVRLDQLLFDRGLAPSREKAKALIMAGLVLVNDRPETKAGSPTDPAAAIRLKDEGSRYVSRGGDKLVGALAAFPLPLAGGRFLDIGQSTGGFTDALLEHGAAAVTGVDVGYGQLAMKLRRDPRVTCIERWNARDLPADFFAGALFDGAVIDVSFISLTLILPGVAAHVRPGGFLLALVKPQFEAGRAQVGKGGVVKDPLIIAACVEKVAAGAATLGLVDRGRVPSPITGPKGNQEIFLWLEKPAG
- a CDS encoding AAA family ATPase; this encodes MIYLAKLRLDQLGPFEQREVEFGPGLNIVVGPNEAGKSTIAWTILAVLVGDAEAERRHHRPHQGSFGAAVRLETDAESWIVDRDFASHEVKISQVRDGRAEEKFRAVVSPKGRSANVQAFRQIIGSLFALPDPQLLPPLLGGNLERVLPAEAAERIRQILSGRLLHDHAQVAKSLQDKYFALTKVNPAGRKRVKNGRLENVEERIAEARRMLEQAHRSAEEWRKAEQGFTAAAQRLAAIENEMRAANQKIDRLGALLELDEKLDTLREKARNLDVDQQRWRDLEARENECRRELQAHAAVDSLTAGQIQNLRRKRSLLASAAEREEKRRELTDQTQLQSAGDLAWKLIATGLAAALGAAGIFLLPSWRPTVAAVSGLFVLVFLGLALRTWLGRLTAGKILQARLADLAADRDQALAEAGNLAIGAGFDHLHLGELEDVLRRLEIVQQLRHQLETLASQKEILPSAENLAEAQKRLRAEEERLQDEKKSRQAAPPAIAAYDTDQLGALVARLTALESAQEKARTERDEALAWLAQCQGRLDNPTAWEEALQDYEAEREYLKQESEALWLALETLDRARDEFMGEDLIRLAATTQRLFDLLVADNRRRVAVDQNLSPLLTDREATFDLDLLSRATGDQLLLCCRLALLDHLTGDRRAPLWLDDAAVGYDRERRARLLELLARIADERQIILFTPDEALVAAAGDRARVIALP